In Paraburkholderia flagellata, a genomic segment contains:
- a CDS encoding transketolase family protein, producing MSTVEKKPRLKTSAMIASIAGEGQTTRSAPFGHALAELARTKTDVIGMTADLGKYTDLHIFAKAFPERYYQMGMAEQLLMGAAAGFAHEGAQPFVTTYAVFATRRAYDFIHQAIAEDNLDVKIVAALPGLTTGYGPSHQAAEDLALMRAMPNMTVIDPCDALDIEQMVPAIAAHKGPVYARLLRGNVPAVLDEYDYKFELGKAKLLRDGNDVLLISSGIMTMRSLEVAKALEADNIGVAVLHVPTIKPLDTATILREAKRTGRMVIVAENHTVIGGLGEAVARALLCAGVTPPFRQIALPDEFLDAGALPTLHDRYGISTGSMAASIKTWLA from the coding sequence ATGAGCACCGTTGAGAAAAAGCCGCGCCTGAAAACATCGGCGATGATCGCGTCGATTGCGGGAGAAGGCCAGACGACCCGTTCCGCGCCGTTCGGCCACGCACTTGCCGAACTCGCACGCACGAAGACCGACGTGATCGGCATGACGGCAGACCTCGGCAAATACACCGACCTGCATATCTTCGCGAAAGCATTCCCTGAGCGCTATTACCAGATGGGCATGGCCGAACAGTTGCTGATGGGTGCCGCGGCAGGCTTCGCGCATGAAGGCGCACAGCCGTTCGTGACAACCTATGCGGTGTTCGCCACGCGCCGCGCCTATGACTTTATCCATCAGGCAATCGCTGAGGACAACCTCGACGTGAAGATTGTGGCAGCACTGCCTGGTCTCACGACAGGCTATGGCCCGAGTCACCAGGCAGCTGAAGATCTCGCGCTGATGCGCGCGATGCCGAACATGACAGTGATCGATCCGTGCGACGCGCTCGATATCGAGCAGATGGTGCCGGCCATCGCCGCGCACAAAGGCCCCGTCTACGCGCGCCTGTTGCGCGGCAACGTGCCCGCCGTCCTCGACGAATACGACTACAAGTTCGAACTCGGCAAGGCGAAGCTGCTGCGCGACGGCAACGACGTGCTACTGATCTCATCCGGGATCATGACGATGCGCTCGCTCGAAGTCGCGAAGGCGCTGGAAGCGGACAACATCGGCGTCGCCGTGCTGCACGTGCCGACCATCAAGCCGCTCGATACCGCCACGATCCTGCGCGAAGCGAAGCGTACGGGCCGCATGGTGATCGTCGCAGAAAATCATACGGTGATCGGCGGACTCGGCGAAGCCGTGGCCCGCGCGCTGCTCTGCGCGGGCGTGACGCCGCCGTTCCGGCAAATCGCGCTGCCTGACGAGTTTCTCGATGCGGGCGCCCTGCCAACGCTGCACGACCGCTACGGCATTTCGACTGGGTCGATGGCCGCGTCTATCAAAACGTGGCTCGCGTGA
- a CDS encoding SDR family NAD(P)-dependent oxidoreductase, whose protein sequence is MLLENKVIVVTGAASPRGIGKATAKALAAQGARVVILDLRKADAQAAAADLGPDHLGLACDVTDKDACVAAARATLERYGRIDGLINNAGITQPVRTLEIGGKDFDAIIDVNLRGTLYMSQAVIPAMKEQNGGSIVCMSSVSAQRGGGIFGGPHYSAAKAGVLGLAKAMAREFGADRIRINSITPGLIQTDITGDKLTPDMRAEIIKGIPLGRLGDAVDVANACLFLVSDLSTYLTGITLDVNGGMLIH, encoded by the coding sequence ATGCTGCTCGAGAACAAGGTTATCGTGGTGACGGGCGCGGCATCGCCCCGTGGTATCGGCAAGGCGACCGCAAAGGCGCTGGCCGCACAGGGCGCGCGCGTCGTGATCCTCGACCTGCGCAAGGCAGACGCGCAAGCTGCCGCCGCCGATCTCGGCCCTGACCATCTCGGCCTCGCCTGCGATGTCACCGACAAGGACGCTTGTGTAGCCGCTGCGCGTGCGACGCTCGAACGCTACGGCCGCATCGATGGCCTCATCAATAATGCAGGTATCACGCAGCCGGTTCGCACGCTCGAAATCGGCGGCAAGGATTTCGACGCGATCATCGACGTCAATCTGCGTGGCACCCTCTATATGTCGCAGGCGGTGATTCCCGCAATGAAGGAGCAAAACGGCGGCAGCATCGTCTGCATGTCGTCCGTTTCCGCGCAACGCGGCGGCGGCATCTTCGGCGGACCGCACTACAGCGCCGCCAAAGCGGGCGTGCTCGGGCTCGCCAAAGCCATGGCGCGCGAGTTTGGCGCGGATCGCATCCGTATCAATTCCATCACGCCAGGTCTTATCCAGACGGACATCACGGGCGACAAACTGACGCCCGACATGCGCGCAGAAATCATCAAGGGCATCCCCCTCGGGCGGCTCGGCGATGCAGTTGATGTCGCGAACGCCTGCCTCTTTCTGGTCAGTGACCTCTCGACCTACCTGACGGGCATCACACTCGACGTGAACGGCGGCATGCTGATTCACTGA
- a CDS encoding transketolase: MDTEIITEDVSLAERAYRIRRNALLMGEVQGQGYIGQALDIADVLAVAYFDAMRYRAQDPEWEDRDRFLLSNGHYAIALYAALFEAGILPAEELETYGSDDSRLPMSGMVSYTPGMEMSGGSLGHGLTIAVGRCLGLKRKGSNAFVYTLFSDGELDEGAIWEGLMSAAHWKLDNLIAMVDVNNQQADGPSTQIMAFEPLVEKLEAFGWHTQRVNGNDIEAVKLAFDNARNHDKPQPRIIVCDTKMGCGVPFLEQREKNHFIRVDAHEWQLALEALEALEAGRKA; this comes from the coding sequence ATGGACACCGAAATCATTACCGAGGACGTCTCGCTCGCTGAGCGCGCGTACCGGATCAGGAGAAACGCGCTGCTGATGGGCGAAGTACAAGGCCAGGGCTATATCGGCCAGGCGCTCGACATCGCAGATGTACTGGCCGTGGCGTACTTCGACGCCATGCGCTACCGCGCGCAGGACCCCGAATGGGAAGATCGCGACCGCTTCCTGTTGTCCAATGGTCACTACGCGATTGCGCTGTACGCCGCGCTCTTCGAAGCCGGCATCCTGCCAGCAGAAGAACTCGAAACCTATGGCAGCGATGACAGCCGACTGCCCATGTCCGGCATGGTGAGCTATACGCCGGGAATGGAAATGTCGGGGGGCTCGCTTGGCCACGGCCTGACGATTGCCGTGGGCCGCTGCCTCGGGCTCAAGCGCAAAGGGTCGAACGCGTTCGTCTACACCCTCTTCTCCGATGGCGAACTCGACGAAGGCGCGATCTGGGAAGGCCTGATGTCCGCCGCGCACTGGAAGCTCGACAACCTGATCGCGATGGTCGATGTGAACAATCAGCAGGCCGACGGCCCCTCGACGCAAATCATGGCGTTCGAGCCTCTCGTCGAGAAACTCGAGGCATTCGGCTGGCACACGCAGCGCGTGAACGGCAACGACATTGAAGCCGTGAAGCTGGCTTTCGATAACGCGCGCAATCACGACAAGCCGCAACCGCGCATCATCGTGTGCGACACGAAGATGGGCTGCGGCGTACCGTTCCTCGAACAACGCGAAAAGAACCACTTTATCCGCGTCGACGCGCACGAGTGGCAACTCGCGCTCGAAGCACTCGAAGCACTCGAAGCAGGGAGAAAAGCATGA
- a CDS encoding 2-hydroxyacid dehydrogenase, giving the protein MQKILVAGPTFPDVIDRLKHYFAVDWNQGNVLTADELLQRLADKDGALTAGEPITAAVLAAAPRLRVVSNMAVGFNNFDIAAFNAVNVLATNTPEVLNESVADFGWALMMAAARRVTESEHWLRAGKWQKFQYDAFLGTDIHGSTLGIVGMGRIGQALARRARGFNMRVVYHNRARVAPQIEAELNAEYVSKEQLLRCADHVVLVLPYTPDNRHTIGVAELAQMKPAATLTNIARGGIVDDAALADALRARRIGAAALDVFEDEPRVHPDLLTLPNVVLTPHIASATEATRRAMANLAADNLIAGLGEGPRAGRPPNPVNPEVLGKARS; this is encoded by the coding sequence GTGCAGAAGATTCTGGTAGCCGGTCCGACCTTTCCGGACGTGATCGACCGACTCAAACACTATTTCGCAGTCGACTGGAACCAGGGCAACGTACTCACCGCCGACGAACTGCTTCAGCGCCTGGCGGACAAGGACGGCGCACTGACCGCGGGCGAACCCATCACGGCTGCGGTGCTCGCGGCAGCGCCGCGCTTGCGCGTCGTGTCGAACATGGCCGTTGGTTTCAACAACTTCGACATCGCCGCGTTCAATGCGGTCAATGTCCTCGCGACCAACACGCCTGAGGTGCTGAACGAATCAGTGGCCGACTTCGGCTGGGCGCTGATGATGGCGGCGGCGCGCCGCGTGACCGAGTCAGAGCACTGGCTGCGCGCCGGCAAGTGGCAGAAGTTTCAATACGACGCCTTTCTCGGTACCGATATTCACGGCTCGACCCTCGGCATTGTCGGCATGGGCCGCATCGGACAGGCGCTCGCCCGCCGCGCGCGCGGCTTCAACATGCGCGTCGTCTACCACAACCGTGCGCGTGTGGCGCCGCAGATCGAAGCGGAGTTGAACGCGGAGTATGTGTCGAAGGAACAACTGCTGCGCTGCGCGGATCATGTCGTTCTCGTCCTGCCGTACACGCCCGATAACCGTCATACGATCGGCGTCGCTGAACTCGCGCAGATGAAGCCGGCCGCGACACTCACCAACATCGCGCGTGGCGGTATCGTCGACGACGCGGCGCTTGCTGATGCGCTGCGCGCGAGGCGTATCGGCGCTGCCGCTCTTGACGTGTTCGAAGATGAACCGCGCGTGCATCCGGATCTTCTTACGTTGCCGAACGTCGTGCTGACGCCGCATATCGCGAGCGCGACTGAAGCGACGCGCCGCGCAATGGCGAACCTGGCTGCCGACAATCTGATCGCTGGTCTTGGCGAGGGGCCGCGGGCCGGGCGTCCGCCGAATCCGGTCAATCCCGAAGTGCTTGGCAAGGCGCGCTCGTGA
- a CDS encoding LysR substrate-binding domain-containing protein, with the protein MRIPPLKSIIAFESVARTKSVNRAAEELGLTASAVSHQLSNLESIIGQPLFQRSGRGLVLTPAGERYLSDVTGSLADLSRATERASSRTEVDILRVHSSPSFGLMWLLPRLTSFQEANGDLQLNLACSYENVSFSNGYYDIDIRHGYGNWDNLEVKTVRGEFIAPLASPAYLERHPVTTPEDLLAHRLIYSETPLVQWKQWFGRTGVSAGQKTFDFAFDRSYMSIETAALGLGIALESLTLASVKIRDGLLAPVFDETYSVEVGAHHLVYPMQNAELPRVQRFLAWIEREAAST; encoded by the coding sequence ATGCGTATTCCACCGCTTAAGTCCATCATCGCGTTCGAAAGCGTCGCCAGAACCAAAAGCGTCAACCGTGCGGCGGAAGAACTGGGCCTGACGGCTTCGGCCGTGAGCCATCAGCTCAGCAATCTCGAGTCGATCATCGGCCAGCCGTTGTTTCAACGATCAGGGCGCGGCCTTGTGTTGACGCCAGCTGGCGAGCGCTACCTTTCCGACGTGACCGGTTCACTCGCCGATCTGAGCCGCGCGACGGAGCGCGCGTCGAGCCGTACAGAGGTCGACATCTTGCGGGTCCATTCGAGCCCGAGCTTTGGACTCATGTGGCTGCTTCCGAGGCTCACTTCGTTTCAGGAAGCAAACGGCGATCTTCAACTCAATCTCGCTTGTTCCTATGAAAACGTCTCGTTTTCAAACGGCTATTACGATATCGACATCCGGCATGGTTACGGCAACTGGGACAATCTGGAAGTGAAGACAGTGCGTGGCGAGTTCATTGCGCCGCTGGCTTCCCCCGCCTATCTGGAGCGACATCCCGTCACGACACCGGAAGATCTGCTGGCGCATCGTCTGATCTATTCGGAGACGCCGCTCGTCCAGTGGAAACAGTGGTTTGGCCGAACGGGCGTATCCGCCGGGCAGAAGACGTTCGACTTTGCGTTCGACCGCTCGTACATGTCGATCGAAACAGCGGCGCTCGGCCTGGGCATCGCGCTTGAAAGCCTCACGCTGGCTTCGGTGAAAATCCGGGATGGTTTGCTGGCGCCTGTTTTCGACGAGACTTATTCCGTTGAAGTCGGCGCGCATCATCTGGTTTACCCGATGCAAAACGCCGAATTGCCTCGTGTGCAACGGTTCCTCGCGTGGATCGAGCGGGAGGCGGCGTCCACCTGA
- a CDS encoding LysR family transcriptional regulator yields the protein MASIIEHDLRRFDLNLLLVFRALMQERHVTRAAERLFLGQPAVSGALKRLRAAFGDELFVRSRVGMEPTPRALELSQQIEMLLLGLHQAMRTQQPFEPLHATRTFRVGVSESISITLFPSLLKALAAEAPGVKLITLDTDCHRVSGMLERNEIEVALGVFNHRAPWQQQRTLLDWRMVCIYNPELIRTRGKALNMREFLAYPHLLASFNGEPRGFIDEWLEAQGKPRRVVFSNPHFAAQPFIARDNPVLATVPDYIAGTWSRSLGLHVSPLPFSTPIHQVSALWNTAQQGDAGLGWLIELIGQVVRTS from the coding sequence ATGGCCTCCATCATCGAGCATGATCTTCGCCGCTTCGATCTCAATCTGCTGCTGGTTTTCCGTGCGCTCATGCAGGAACGCCACGTCACACGTGCTGCGGAACGTTTGTTTCTTGGTCAGCCCGCAGTGAGCGGCGCGCTGAAGCGACTGCGCGCAGCTTTCGGTGACGAACTATTCGTGCGTAGCCGCGTGGGCATGGAGCCGACGCCGCGTGCTCTGGAGTTGTCGCAGCAGATAGAAATGCTGCTTCTTGGCCTGCATCAGGCTATGCGAACTCAACAACCGTTTGAACCGCTACACGCGACGCGGACGTTCCGGGTAGGTGTTTCTGAGTCGATTTCGATAACGCTATTTCCATCTTTGTTGAAGGCGCTTGCCGCTGAGGCACCGGGCGTCAAGCTCATCACTCTCGATACGGACTGCCACCGTGTCTCCGGCATGCTTGAGCGCAACGAAATCGAGGTCGCGCTAGGCGTATTCAACCATCGTGCTCCGTGGCAACAACAGCGCACTCTGTTGGACTGGCGCATGGTCTGCATCTACAACCCGGAGCTGATACGAACGCGTGGCAAGGCACTCAACATGCGCGAGTTTCTGGCGTATCCGCATTTGCTCGCGTCGTTCAACGGAGAGCCGCGAGGATTCATCGACGAGTGGCTGGAGGCACAGGGCAAGCCACGGCGTGTGGTGTTCTCCAACCCGCACTTCGCCGCGCAACCTTTCATTGCGCGCGACAACCCCGTCCTGGCTACGGTCCCCGATTACATCGCCGGCACATGGAGTCGCAGTCTGGGACTGCACGTCAGCCCACTGCCGTTCAGCACCCCTATTCATCAGGTCAGCGCTTTGTGGAATACCGCTCAACAAGGCGACGCTGGCCTTGGCTGGCTCATCGAGTTGATCGGGCAGGTGGTCCGAACGAGTTGA
- a CDS encoding MFS transporter: protein MKSRYTAPPVAGDAIPRGDSPTFEAKTYAKVSRRLIPFLMLCYLGAYLDRVNVGFAKLQMLSDLRFSETVYGVGAGIFFLGYFLFEVPSNLILHRVGARKWLARIMLTWAVISASFVFVKSPTAFYMLRFLLGVAEAGFAPGVILYLTYWFPSARRAKALSLFFMAIPLAGIIGGPLSGSIMHSLQGAMSMAGWKWLFLLEAVPSLVLGIAILLYLDDSIAKAKWLTDSEKALLARNVAGDNAHKTAHLSIRAFIGDRRLWLMAAIYFCVVLGQYGLTFWLPTIVRKAGVSDPLWVGIFTAIPYLCALIALPLIGMSADRRRERRFHLAIPMLIAAAGFAALPALGSVAASIICLSVAAAGILASSSQFWSLPTSLLGGVSAAAGIAAVNCFANLAGFFSPAIVGWLNDLTGKSTAGLIFISVAVTLGAALVFLVPARSVNR from the coding sequence ATGAAATCCAGATACACCGCACCGCCCGTTGCGGGCGATGCGATCCCGCGCGGCGACTCGCCGACATTCGAGGCCAAAACCTACGCAAAGGTCAGCCGCCGTTTGATTCCCTTTCTGATGCTGTGCTATCTGGGCGCATATCTCGATCGCGTCAACGTGGGCTTTGCGAAACTGCAGATGCTGAGCGATTTGCGCTTCAGCGAGACCGTCTACGGTGTAGGCGCGGGCATCTTCTTTCTCGGCTACTTTCTGTTCGAAGTACCAAGCAACCTCATTCTTCACAGGGTCGGTGCGCGCAAGTGGCTTGCGCGGATCATGCTCACGTGGGCGGTTATATCCGCGAGCTTCGTGTTCGTCAAATCGCCAACTGCCTTCTACATGCTGCGCTTTTTGCTCGGCGTGGCCGAAGCGGGATTTGCTCCGGGCGTGATCTTGTACCTGACCTATTGGTTTCCCTCCGCGCGCCGTGCGAAAGCATTGTCGCTGTTCTTCATGGCGATTCCGCTGGCAGGCATCATCGGCGGCCCGCTGTCGGGTTCGATCATGCATTCGCTCCAGGGCGCAATGTCGATGGCGGGATGGAAGTGGCTGTTCCTGCTCGAAGCCGTGCCATCGCTGGTGCTCGGCATCGCAATCCTGCTGTACCTCGATGACAGCATCGCGAAGGCAAAGTGGCTCACCGACTCCGAAAAGGCACTGCTCGCCCGCAATGTCGCCGGAGACAATGCGCACAAGACGGCTCACCTCTCGATCAGGGCGTTCATCGGCGACCGCCGCCTGTGGCTGATGGCTGCGATCTACTTCTGCGTCGTGCTCGGCCAGTACGGTCTGACTTTCTGGCTGCCCACCATCGTGCGCAAAGCGGGTGTATCGGACCCACTGTGGGTCGGCATTTTCACCGCGATTCCCTACCTGTGCGCGCTCATCGCGCTGCCGCTGATCGGCATGAGCGCAGACCGCCGACGCGAACGCCGCTTCCACCTCGCGATTCCGATGCTGATTGCAGCAGCGGGTTTCGCAGCCTTGCCTGCGCTGGGCAGCGTCGCGGCATCGATTATCTGCCTGAGTGTTGCTGCCGCCGGCATCCTCGCATCGTCTTCGCAATTCTGGTCGTTGCCGACTTCACTGCTTGGCGGAGTATCGGCCGCTGCGGGCATCGCCGCCGTGAACTGTTTCGCCAATCTGGCGGGATTCTTCTCACCGGCCATCGTCGGCTGGCTCAATGATCTGACCGGCAAATCGACCGCGGGTCTCATCTTTATCTCCGTGGCGGTGACGCTGGGTGCCGCGCTCGTGTTCCTCGTCCCGGCCAGGTCCGTCAACCGCTGA
- a CDS encoding FAD-dependent oxidoreductase, with protein sequence MTNDASGNLDDLSSGGSRYHQVYPRLTETELAILERYGERRKLKANDILYSEGDRHTGMFAILSGTIEATRASVQGPRLLGTHGPGSFTGEVGTLAGRAAVATTRAVSDCEVIVIDEESLHVLVIAEAELSETIMRAYILRRVAFIKGQQVGLMVIGSTSSAPTLHLRHFLSRNGQPSAYFDIVAHAEAREFLTRYGATEADIPIVVTMQGKVLMQPSHRAVADAIGLSPDRLDGEHFDLVVVGAGPAGLAAAVYASSEGLKVAVLDAKAPGGQAGTSSKIENYFGFPTGISGQALAGRGLSQCRKFGAEVGVPIEALTIDCTDTQSFRIGLDHDERVYARAVVIATGARYRKPELPRLEDFEGRGVYYSATFMEGGFCNNEELIVVGGGNSAGQAAVYLATFARHVHVVVRGEGLSASMSAYLIRRINAADNITVHTRTQIVELLGESRLEAIGWDRQGKIEHKPIRHVFLFLGAQPNTRWLGNCVALDANGFVLTGAATGDTWKADRPPHDLETSRPGIFAAGDVRSNSVKRVAAAVGEGAGAIQAIHQYLASFG encoded by the coding sequence ATGACCAACGACGCTTCAGGCAACCTCGACGACCTTTCGTCAGGCGGCAGCCGCTACCATCAGGTCTATCCCAGGCTGACCGAAACGGAGCTGGCGATACTGGAGCGATACGGCGAGCGGCGCAAGCTGAAAGCCAACGACATCCTCTATTCCGAAGGCGACCGGCACACGGGCATGTTCGCCATTCTTTCCGGAACGATCGAGGCGACGAGAGCTTCCGTGCAGGGCCCTCGACTCCTTGGCACACACGGTCCCGGCAGTTTCACCGGCGAGGTTGGCACGCTCGCCGGCCGCGCTGCGGTGGCCACGACACGCGCCGTGTCCGATTGCGAGGTCATCGTCATCGATGAGGAATCCTTGCATGTTCTCGTGATTGCCGAAGCAGAATTAAGCGAAACGATCATGCGCGCCTATATCCTGCGCCGGGTCGCCTTCATCAAAGGTCAACAGGTAGGCTTGATGGTGATTGGGAGTACGTCTTCGGCACCCACGCTGCACCTGCGCCACTTCCTGAGCCGCAACGGTCAACCCTCGGCCTACTTCGATATTGTCGCGCATGCCGAGGCGAGAGAATTCCTGACGCGTTATGGTGCAACGGAAGCCGACATCCCGATTGTGGTCACGATGCAAGGCAAGGTGCTGATGCAACCCAGCCACAGGGCCGTCGCAGATGCAATCGGCCTGAGTCCCGACCGGCTCGATGGAGAGCACTTCGACCTCGTCGTAGTGGGCGCGGGACCCGCAGGGCTCGCAGCCGCGGTGTACGCCTCATCGGAGGGTTTGAAGGTTGCGGTTCTGGATGCCAAGGCACCGGGAGGTCAGGCCGGCACCAGTTCGAAGATCGAAAATTACTTTGGATTTCCAACGGGCATATCCGGGCAGGCGCTAGCCGGTCGCGGCCTGTCTCAATGCCGCAAGTTCGGCGCCGAGGTCGGCGTGCCCATCGAGGCACTGACGATCGACTGCACAGACACGCAATCGTTTCGGATTGGCCTCGATCATGACGAGCGTGTTTACGCTCGCGCAGTCGTCATTGCCACCGGCGCGCGCTATCGGAAGCCGGAGCTTCCCCGCCTTGAAGATTTTGAAGGTCGCGGCGTCTACTACAGTGCGACATTCATGGAGGGCGGGTTCTGCAACAACGAAGAATTGATCGTCGTGGGCGGCGGAAATTCGGCGGGACAAGCTGCGGTGTACCTCGCGACGTTCGCGCGTCATGTCCACGTCGTTGTTCGCGGCGAAGGGCTCAGCGCAAGCATGTCGGCGTATCTGATCAGACGGATCAATGCGGCGGACAACATCACGGTTCACACGAGGACACAGATCGTCGAGTTATTGGGCGAGTCGAGATTAGAGGCAATAGGCTGGGACCGGCAGGGAAAGATCGAACACAAGCCCATTCGGCACGTCTTCCTTTTTCTTGGCGCTCAGCCCAATACGCGGTGGCTTGGCAATTGTGTTGCCCTGGACGCGAACGGCTTTGTGCTGACCGGCGCCGCTACCGGCGACACGTGGAAAGCCGATCGGCCGCCGCACGATCTCGAGACGAGCCGGCCGGGTATCTTTGCCGCCGGCGACGTGCGGAGCAACTCCGTCAAGAGAGTAGCGGCTGCCGTCGGAGAAGGAGCAGGCGCCATTCAGGCCATTCACCAATATCTTGCAAGCTTCGGGTGA
- a CDS encoding alpha/beta fold hydrolase, translated as MTQSTDAWKARGNYFTYRGHNIFWRDEGRADAPVLLLIHGFPTASWDWLHVWPNLLGRYRLLTLDMIGFGYSDKPRDYTYSILDQANLYDQFLAMRGVGEFHILAHDYGDSVAQEMVARDIERSDRPKLRSACFLNGGLFPETHRRVRFQSLLLSPIGPLVSLLTTKRKLSENMSAVFGKQYPPDAETLDSMWDLLRERHGERIMHKLINYIPDRIEHRERWVGALQAAEIPLKLIVGPVDPISGSHMVDRYRELVPRSDVTQLPGVGHYPQVQAPSAVTTSYFEFRDRLATVCS; from the coding sequence ATGACACAAAGCACAGACGCATGGAAAGCCCGGGGAAACTACTTTACCTACCGTGGGCACAATATCTTCTGGCGCGATGAAGGGCGAGCGGATGCCCCCGTTTTACTTTTGATCCATGGCTTTCCGACGGCTTCGTGGGACTGGCTACACGTCTGGCCGAATCTGCTCGGGCGTTACAGATTGCTCACGCTCGACATGATCGGGTTCGGCTATTCGGACAAGCCGCGAGATTACACATACTCGATCCTCGATCAGGCCAATCTTTACGATCAATTCCTTGCGATGCGTGGTGTCGGCGAATTCCACATTCTGGCTCACGACTACGGCGACTCGGTGGCACAGGAAATGGTAGCCCGGGATATTGAACGATCAGATCGACCGAAACTCCGAAGTGCCTGCTTCCTCAACGGCGGCCTTTTCCCTGAAACGCACAGGCGCGTGCGCTTTCAGTCGCTGCTGCTCTCGCCGATTGGGCCGCTCGTGTCTTTGCTGACGACCAAAAGAAAACTGTCTGAAAACATGAGTGCGGTTTTCGGGAAACAATATCCGCCAGACGCCGAAACGCTCGACTCCATGTGGGATTTGTTGCGTGAACGGCACGGCGAGCGAATCATGCACAAACTCATCAATTACATCCCGGATCGCATCGAGCATCGCGAAAGATGGGTGGGCGCGCTCCAGGCAGCGGAGATTCCGCTCAAGCTGATCGTTGGCCCTGTAGATCCCATCTCCGGGAGCCACATGGTCGATCGCTATCGCGAACTGGTGCCCCGTTCCGACGTCACGCAATTACCCGGTGTCGGACACTACCCGCAAGTTCAGGCGCCGAGCGCTGTGACCACCAGTTACTTCGAGTTCCGCGACCGGTTGGCAACTGTGTGTTCGTGA
- a CDS encoding VOC family protein: MSKQIFINLPVTDLQRSIAFYEAVGAARNPAFSDDTAACMVFSDTIYAMLLTHDKWRQFTNKRIIDAHVDAQVLLCLSASGREEVSSLVDKAADAGGQADPTPVQDLGFMYGRSFEDPDGHIWEVMWMDMSAAPPHG; the protein is encoded by the coding sequence ATGAGCAAGCAGATCTTCATCAACCTGCCCGTGACGGACCTGCAGCGATCAATCGCGTTCTATGAGGCTGTTGGCGCGGCCAGGAATCCCGCGTTCAGTGATGATACCGCCGCGTGCATGGTGTTTTCCGACACGATTTACGCCATGCTTCTCACACACGACAAGTGGCGCCAATTCACGAACAAGCGGATCATCGATGCGCACGTCGACGCGCAGGTGCTGCTGTGTCTTTCCGCGAGTGGCCGCGAAGAGGTGTCCAGCCTGGTCGACAAGGCGGCTGACGCCGGCGGTCAGGCGGACCCGACGCCGGTGCAGGACCTCGGCTTCATGTATGGCCGCAGTTTCGAAGATCCGGACGGTCATATTTGGGAAGTGATGTGGATGGACATGAGCGCCGCCCCTCCGCACGGCTAA
- a CDS encoding cupin domain-containing protein: protein MTKDASTIEPITIGGLTVRYLIDGSATNGMGVFELTITPGANVPPPHSHTHNEEFVYALEGLIRYSVDGVVRDLAPGQWMHTPKGSVHAFSNPHPATAKALIVLTPDLGAQYFLDVQGVVNAGGPPDRQKLLAVMSGYGLVPGTPK, encoded by the coding sequence ATGACCAAAGACGCATCCACGATTGAGCCAATCACGATTGGTGGCCTGACAGTGCGCTATCTCATAGACGGATCCGCCACAAATGGCATGGGCGTCTTCGAGTTGACGATCACCCCGGGAGCAAACGTTCCGCCACCACATAGTCACACTCACAATGAAGAATTCGTATATGCCTTGGAGGGGCTCATCCGATATTCCGTTGATGGTGTTGTCAGGGATCTGGCACCGGGTCAGTGGATGCATACGCCCAAGGGCTCAGTCCACGCGTTCAGCAACCCTCATCCGGCCACTGCCAAGGCACTAATCGTCCTTACCCCTGACCTGGGTGCACAATACTTTCTCGATGTACAGGGAGTTGTGAATGCCGGCGGACCGCCTGACCGCCAGAAGTTGTTGGCAGTGATGTCGGGCTACGGGCTCGTTCCTGGCACCCCGAAGTGA